A window of Exiguobacterium sp. FSL W8-0210 contains these coding sequences:
- the fliQ gene encoding flagellar biosynthesis protein FliQ, producing the protein MTQEMIIQLASSAVWTLLKVSAPLLLVSLVVGLLVSILQATTQIQEQTLSFVPKIVAVFLALVFFGPWIMQELQTFTIDLFKQIAEVSRK; encoded by the coding sequence ATGACTCAAGAAATGATTATTCAGTTGGCAAGCTCTGCTGTCTGGACATTACTCAAAGTATCAGCTCCCTTATTACTCGTCTCGCTCGTCGTCGGTCTGCTCGTCAGTATTTTGCAGGCGACGACACAGATTCAGGAACAGACGCTATCGTTCGTTCCGAAGATCGTTGCCGTATTTTTAGCACTCGTTTTTTTCGGACCATGGATCATGCAGGAATTACAGACTTTTACGATTGACTTATTTAAGCAAATCGCTGAGGTTTCCCGCAAATGA
- the fliP gene encoding flagellar type III secretion system pore protein FliP (The bacterial flagellar biogenesis protein FliP forms a type III secretion system (T3SS)-type pore required for flagellar assembly.), which translates to MNTIENLISLDTPSGTATSIKLLVLLTLLSLAPSLLILMTCFTRVVVVLSFVRSALGTQQTPPNQLLVGLALFITLFVMSPVLSELNTTALKPYMADKISQDEAFDKAGDTMKRFMSKHTRTNDLELFLKYGNYEKPKKIEDIPLVALVPAYAISELKTAFQIGFMIFIPFLVIDMVVSSVLMSMGMMMLPPVMIALPFKLLLFILVDGWHLIVESLLVSMR; encoded by the coding sequence ATGAACACGATTGAAAACCTGATCTCACTTGATACTCCTTCAGGAACGGCGACATCGATCAAACTACTTGTATTGCTGACATTATTGTCGTTAGCCCCTTCATTACTGATCTTGATGACTTGTTTTACGCGTGTCGTCGTCGTGTTGTCTTTTGTCCGTTCTGCCCTTGGAACACAACAAACGCCGCCGAACCAGCTACTCGTTGGACTGGCACTGTTCATCACGCTGTTCGTCATGTCACCCGTTTTATCAGAATTGAACACGACAGCCTTGAAACCGTATATGGCAGATAAAATCAGTCAAGATGAGGCATTTGATAAAGCAGGAGATACGATGAAACGCTTCATGTCAAAACACACGCGAACGAATGATTTAGAGTTGTTCTTAAAATACGGCAATTATGAAAAACCGAAAAAGATTGAAGATATCCCACTCGTCGCACTCGTTCCAGCATATGCTATTAGTGAATTGAAGACGGCTTTTCAAATCGGATTCATGATCTTCATTCCATTCCTTGTCATTGATATGGTCGTCTCGAGTGTCTTGATGTCGATGGGGATGATGATGTTACCGCCGGTCATGATTGCCTTACCGTTTAAACTTTTGTTATTTATTTTAGTCGATGGCTGGCACCTGATCGTTGAATCACTGCTCGTCAGTATGCGTTAG
- a CDS encoding flagellar biosynthetic protein FliO, which yields MKKVTLLICLLFLLTLPVQAETVEEKLNPTKNDAPTTQQVDESPSMALTIFKGVVVLIVLIGGFILVTRFIHERTRGVRHSGRLTHLGGVPLGKDRSVQLVKVQDKIYVVGVGENVQLLDTLDDLEGYEPMDLEESSSKTGSSPFLETFKQQLEQLQKNRGRS from the coding sequence ATGAAAAAAGTGACTTTGCTGATTTGTCTTCTGTTTCTGCTGACACTTCCTGTACAGGCTGAAACGGTCGAAGAAAAATTAAATCCAACCAAGAACGATGCACCGACGACTCAGCAAGTCGATGAGAGTCCTTCCATGGCGTTGACTATCTTCAAAGGAGTCGTCGTTCTCATCGTTTTGATCGGCGGATTCATCCTCGTGACACGATTCATTCATGAACGGACACGAGGTGTGAGACATTCTGGTCGATTGACTCATCTAGGTGGTGTACCACTAGGAAAGGATCGATCCGTCCAGTTAGTGAAGGTGCAGGACAAGATTTATGTCGTCGGTGTTGGAGAGAACGTACAGTTGTTAGATACACTTGATGATTTAGAGGGATATGAGCCGATGGATCTTGAAGAGTCTTCATCTAAAACGGGATCTTCACCGTTTCTTGAGACATTCAAACAACAACTCGAACAATTGCAAAAGAATCGAGGACGCTCATGA
- a CDS encoding response regulator, whose protein sequence is MSAKVLIVDDAAFMRMMIKEILSKNGYDVVGEAENGREAVTKYKELTPDLVTLDITMPEMDGISALKEIKAFNPAAKVIMCSAMGQQSMVIDAIQAGAKDFIVKPFQADRVLEAVSKTVSS, encoded by the coding sequence ATGAGTGCAAAAGTATTAATCGTAGACGACGCCGCTTTCATGCGGATGATGATCAAGGAAATCCTATCGAAGAACGGCTATGATGTCGTCGGTGAAGCAGAAAACGGACGCGAAGCGGTCACGAAGTATAAGGAATTGACACCGGACCTCGTCACGCTAGACATTACGATGCCTGAGATGGACGGAATCTCTGCGCTTAAAGAAATCAAAGCATTCAATCCTGCCGCTAAAGTCATCATGTGTTCAGCGATGGGGCAACAGTCGATGGTCATCGACGCGATTCAAGCAGGTGCAAAAGATTTCATCGTCAAACCGTTCCAAGCGGATCGTGTGCTTGAAGCGGTCTCGAAAACTGTCTCGTCATGA
- the fliY gene encoding flagellar motor switch phosphatase FliY — MSDMLSQDEIDALLRGTPSNDEPQDSDAEEILDDMEIDALGEVGNISLGNSATALSALLNQKVEITTPHVRMISMEELRSRYPIPHVALRVGYTEGFKGENVLILTQRDASVIANLMMGGDGVIDESLEMDPIALSAVQEAMNQMMGAAATSMSTVFSMRIDISPPAVEIFDFSQDKSIVDSFSLWENMVIIEFDLKIGTMIDSKIVQLAPLDFSKQLIQKLFSASTTQQAEPAPQATAQAQPEQPQPQAQPTPAPAPAMEQRTVVPPPEPKATPVGVSPVQFSQLGEMEVEGTPGNIGMLYDVPLNVTVELGRTRRSVRDILELTQGSVIELDKLAGEPVDVLVNNTLIATGEVVVIEENFGVRITEIVNTKERLRMF, encoded by the coding sequence ATGAGCGATATGCTTTCGCAAGATGAAATCGATGCGTTGTTACGCGGAACGCCATCAAACGATGAACCGCAAGATTCGGACGCAGAGGAAATATTAGATGATATGGAAATCGATGCGCTAGGGGAAGTCGGAAACATCTCACTTGGGAATTCAGCAACGGCCTTATCGGCATTGTTGAATCAAAAAGTAGAAATCACGACACCACATGTTCGGATGATTTCGATGGAAGAATTACGAAGTCGTTATCCGATTCCGCACGTCGCGTTGCGTGTCGGTTATACAGAAGGATTTAAAGGAGAAAATGTCCTGATCCTGACACAGCGAGATGCTTCTGTCATCGCGAACCTGATGATGGGAGGCGATGGTGTCATTGATGAATCGCTTGAGATGGATCCGATTGCTCTATCTGCTGTACAGGAAGCGATGAATCAGATGATGGGAGCTGCTGCGACATCGATGTCGACAGTGTTCTCCATGCGAATCGATATCTCACCACCTGCTGTTGAAATTTTTGATTTTTCACAAGATAAGAGCATCGTCGATAGCTTTTCTCTTTGGGAGAACATGGTCATCATCGAGTTTGATTTGAAGATTGGCACGATGATCGATTCAAAAATCGTTCAATTAGCACCACTGGATTTCTCGAAACAATTGATTCAAAAACTCTTTAGCGCGAGTACGACCCAACAAGCAGAACCTGCACCACAAGCAACGGCACAAGCGCAACCAGAACAACCACAACCACAAGCGCAACCGACACCGGCACCGGCACCAGCGATGGAACAACGAACGGTCGTCCCACCACCTGAACCGAAAGCAACGCCAGTCGGTGTCAGTCCGGTTCAATTTAGTCAGTTAGGTGAGATGGAAGTAGAGGGCACGCCAGGAAATATCGGAATGTTATATGATGTTCCGTTGAACGTCACGGTTGAGTTAGGACGGACACGCCGCTCCGTTCGTGACATATTGGAATTAACACAAGGTTCTGTCATCGAGCTAGATAAACTGGCAGGGGAACCAGTTGACGTTCTTGTCAACAATACATTGATCGCAACGGGTGAAGTGGTCGTCATCGAAGAGAACTTCGGTGTACGCATTACGGAAATCGTAAATACAAAAGAACGTCTTCGGATGTTCTAA
- the fliM gene encoding flagellar motor switch protein FliM: MSEVLSQHEIDALLSAISSGDMEVEEIRSQEEQRRVKVYDFKRALRFSKDQLRNLTRIHEQFARVLTTHFSAQLRTYVQFTVNTVEQLPYDEFIHSIPNMTLINLVNLHPLDGKVLFEVNPNIAYAMLDRLLGGPGEGMNKIENLTEIETRILTQLFKRAFVQYGAAWESVTEVEAEYDDLEINPQFLQLVSPNETVILVSIYVTVGEVSGTLNVCLPFVTLESVLPKLSSHYWMQQEKRTTADNQESEHMQTQLMSSVVDLKAVLGQTELSFGELLHLEVGDCLSLKTRASDAVDVFVDDRKMFKARPGLNGKHLALQVLQRIEEE; the protein is encoded by the coding sequence ATGAGCGAAGTATTATCCCAACATGAAATCGATGCCTTGCTATCAGCCATTTCAAGCGGAGATATGGAAGTCGAGGAAATCCGAAGCCAAGAGGAGCAGCGCCGTGTCAAAGTCTATGACTTTAAACGAGCGCTCCGCTTCTCAAAAGATCAATTACGGAATTTGACGCGTATCCATGAACAGTTCGCCCGAGTGTTGACGACGCATTTTTCTGCACAACTTCGGACGTACGTCCAGTTCACGGTCAATACAGTCGAGCAACTCCCGTACGATGAATTCATTCATTCCATTCCGAACATGACTTTGATCAATCTAGTGAACCTTCATCCGCTTGATGGAAAAGTCTTGTTCGAAGTCAATCCGAACATTGCTTATGCGATGCTCGATCGATTACTTGGAGGACCGGGTGAAGGGATGAACAAGATTGAAAATTTGACGGAAATCGAGACGCGTATTCTGACACAATTGTTTAAACGTGCCTTCGTCCAATATGGCGCCGCTTGGGAGTCGGTGACGGAAGTCGAGGCGGAGTACGACGATTTAGAAATCAATCCGCAGTTTCTACAGCTCGTTTCTCCGAATGAGACGGTCATCCTCGTTTCGATTTACGTAACGGTTGGAGAAGTGAGCGGTACGTTGAATGTCTGTTTGCCGTTCGTGACCCTTGAATCCGTTCTTCCGAAATTATCAAGTCATTATTGGATGCAACAAGAAAAGCGAACGACAGCAGATAATCAAGAGTCTGAACACATGCAAACGCAGTTGATGAGTTCCGTCGTCGATTTAAAAGCAGTGCTCGGCCAAACAGAGCTATCGTTTGGTGAATTGTTACACCTCGAAGTAGGCGATTGTTTATCCCTGAAGACGCGAGCCTCGGATGCCGTCGATGTATTCGTCGATGACCGGAAGATGTTCAAAGCCCGACCGGGACTAAACGGGAAACACCTCGCTTTGCAAGTCTTACAACGAATTGAGGAGGAATAA
- a CDS encoding flagellar basal body-associated FliL family protein has product MAEEKKKSKLKIPLIMIIVAALMVGAGYMIMNYFLANDTTEAKVEQPTGEELDARSLQTDDLTTNIADERFLNVQFTIVTDDQATRDDLELRKFQINNIILGDLSAMKKSDLDSKADMEKLEERLRMQFKKLIQEGDVQRVYTTKKIIQ; this is encoded by the coding sequence ATGGCCGAGGAAAAGAAGAAGAGTAAACTAAAAATCCCTTTAATCATGATCATTGTCGCAGCACTGATGGTTGGGGCAGGTTATATGATCATGAATTACTTTTTAGCTAATGATACGACAGAAGCAAAAGTCGAACAGCCGACGGGTGAAGAACTTGATGCACGAAGTCTTCAGACAGACGACTTGACGACGAATATCGCTGATGAACGTTTTTTGAATGTCCAATTTACGATCGTTACAGACGATCAAGCAACGCGTGATGATTTAGAATTACGAAAGTTTCAAATCAATAACATCATCTTAGGTGATTTATCTGCGATGAAAAAGTCGGACTTAGATTCAAAAGCGGATATGGAAAAGCTCGAAGAACGGTTACGGATGCAGTTCAAGAAGCTCATCCAAGAAGGTGATGTCCAGCGTGTCTATACGACGAAAAAAATCATCCAGTGA
- a CDS encoding flagellar FlbD family protein, which yields MITLTTLRNAPLVLNAILIESVRSTPDTTIQLVGGQIYVVKESIEEVKAIAIAFYQQIGLAGLNSVRRLEDGRGKEEE from the coding sequence ATGATTACGCTAACGACATTACGTAATGCACCACTCGTACTAAACGCTATTCTGATTGAATCAGTCCGTTCCACTCCGGATACGACGATTCAACTCGTTGGCGGACAGATTTATGTCGTGAAGGAATCAATAGAAGAGGTCAAGGCAATCGCAATCGCTTTTTATCAACAAATCGGATTAGCGGGCTTGAACAGTGTAAGGAGGCTCGAAGATGGCCGAGGAAAAGAAGAAGAGTAA
- the flgG gene encoding flagellar basal body rod protein FlgG, producing MLRSMYSGISGLKNFQTKLDVVGNNIANVNTFGYKKGRVTFKDLVSQSVGSSSGAGGNVGGTNPKQVGLGASMSTVDNVYNQGALQNTGRVLDVGISGEGFFQVVTAEGIRYTRSGNFYTDLDGNLVTGDGNYLIGSDSQAIADGETPPVPLPEAGGAGFQKLKVPTDARNLSIGKDGLVTYVDTTGALQNVGYITIANFANPGGLEKSGVNVFAASQNSGEPVLGTPSLNGMGQLTSGTLEMSNVDLSEEFTEMIIAQRGFQANTRIITTSDQVLEELVNLKR from the coding sequence ATGTTACGTTCAATGTATTCAGGAATCAGTGGGCTTAAGAACTTCCAGACGAAACTGGATGTCGTCGGGAATAACATCGCGAACGTCAACACGTTCGGTTATAAAAAAGGACGGGTGACGTTTAAGGATCTCGTCAGCCAATCGGTCGGTTCATCATCCGGTGCAGGCGGCAATGTCGGTGGGACGAACCCGAAACAGGTCGGTCTGGGAGCATCGATGTCAACAGTCGATAATGTGTATAACCAAGGTGCGCTTCAAAATACGGGTCGCGTTCTCGATGTCGGGATCTCTGGGGAAGGATTCTTCCAAGTCGTCACAGCGGAAGGGATTCGTTATACGCGTTCTGGTAACTTCTATACGGATCTTGATGGAAACTTAGTTACCGGCGACGGAAACTATTTAATTGGTAGTGACTCTCAAGCAATTGCAGATGGCGAGACACCACCGGTACCCCTTCCGGAAGCAGGTGGTGCAGGATTCCAAAAACTAAAAGTACCAACGGATGCACGTAACTTATCAATCGGTAAAGACGGTCTCGTCACTTACGTCGATACGACAGGAGCATTACAAAACGTCGGTTATATCACGATCGCGAACTTTGCTAACCCAGGTGGTTTAGAAAAATCAGGTGTCAACGTGTTCGCAGCGTCGCAAAACTCAGGTGAGCCAGTACTTGGAACACCGAGCTTAAACGGAATGGGTCAATTGACATCTGGAACGCTCGAAATGTCAAACGTCGATTTATCAGAAGAATTCACGGAGATGATCATTGCCCAACGTGGTTTCCAAGCGAATACGCGAATCATTACGACTTCTGACCAAGTTCTTGAGGAATTGGTCAACCTGAAACGATGA
- a CDS encoding flagellar hook capping FlgD N-terminal domain-containing protein has protein sequence MTDAIKTEGTSYQLPEKSQVPTNKAMDKDMFMKILIAQLSNQDPTAPMEDKDFIAQMAQFSSLEQMQAIGKTMDTMVLNQHATALLSYSNLIGKNVSYEAESKTTDASGAEQTTTVEETASVVSVKRDGLDIMAELSNGKQISVYELTQIQSKEEK, from the coding sequence ATGACTGATGCAATCAAAACAGAGGGTACTTCATACCAGCTTCCTGAAAAGTCACAAGTACCGACGAATAAAGCAATGGATAAAGATATGTTCATGAAAATTCTGATTGCCCAGCTGTCGAATCAGGACCCGACGGCACCGATGGAAGATAAGGATTTCATTGCTCAGATGGCGCAGTTTTCTTCACTTGAACAGATGCAAGCAATCGGGAAGACGATGGACACGATGGTCTTGAACCAACATGCGACGGCGTTATTATCCTACAGCAATCTGATTGGTAAGAACGTCAGTTATGAAGCAGAGTCAAAGACGACCGATGCTTCTGGAGCGGAACAGACGACGACCGTCGAAGAGACAGCCAGTGTCGTTAGTGTAAAACGGGATGGGCTGGATATCATGGCCGAACTATCGAACGGAAAACAGATCAGTGTATACGAGTTGACGCAGATTCAATCAAAGGAGGAAAAATAA
- a CDS encoding flagellar hook-length control protein FliK, with the protein MNMTEVIQSSSPNLNTGTGKKGEMTTVGGQFASLLDYLTKLPTTSSSPVSADLTALETKVETPLLPDWIQELVDQPDELLSLLKQPEVETLKQEPKKMEQLLAFVKQLLEGNVEQAKNQFDQLPPLLQQVVLQTVTNDTIKMKDHHTNNLKQPLLPTIEGDISALPVKQTLPQTGPIVETLKSDTVAVAEQAKGKTPLPLAFASLMRKATMPVDPEGKVAPTLMSMPIYKGTPLQTIRPVPLPVPEQIQQRIEAALQQAPFLKGADGSTRLSIRLYPEQLGEVVVQLDRKEGALTVKLFASTEQAKQSIEQQLGKLQTALHQQTPVVKIETGMIASSAREFQQSFTRDQQEHESPYQETPASVEEEEEEDDD; encoded by the coding sequence ATGAACATGACGGAAGTAATACAATCATCCTCCCCGAACTTGAATACTGGAACAGGGAAAAAAGGAGAGATGACCACGGTTGGTGGTCAATTTGCTTCGTTACTGGATTATCTGACGAAGTTACCAACAACGTCATCGTCACCGGTCTCAGCTGATTTGACAGCACTCGAGACAAAAGTGGAGACACCACTATTACCGGATTGGATACAAGAACTCGTAGATCAACCGGACGAGCTTCTCTCTTTACTGAAACAACCGGAAGTAGAGACGTTAAAACAAGAACCAAAGAAAATGGAACAACTACTAGCGTTCGTCAAACAATTGCTTGAGGGAAATGTCGAGCAGGCGAAAAATCAGTTCGATCAATTGCCACCATTGCTTCAGCAAGTCGTCTTGCAGACAGTAACGAACGATACGATCAAAATGAAAGATCATCATACGAACAACTTAAAACAACCATTACTTCCTACGATTGAAGGAGACATTTCCGCGTTGCCTGTGAAACAGACGCTCCCGCAAACTGGTCCTATTGTCGAAACGCTCAAGTCGGACACTGTAGCTGTAGCTGAGCAGGCAAAAGGAAAGACACCGCTTCCGTTGGCATTCGCTTCACTCATGCGAAAAGCGACCATGCCCGTTGATCCAGAAGGAAAAGTCGCGCCGACTCTAATGAGCATGCCGATTTACAAAGGTACTCCGTTGCAAACGATTCGTCCAGTACCGCTACCCGTACCAGAACAGATTCAACAACGAATCGAAGCCGCACTTCAGCAAGCACCGTTCTTAAAAGGTGCTGACGGGTCAACGCGATTGTCGATTCGTCTTTATCCAGAGCAGCTTGGAGAGGTCGTCGTTCAACTCGATCGTAAGGAGGGGGCATTGACCGTCAAACTGTTTGCAAGTACTGAGCAAGCGAAACAATCGATTGAGCAACAACTCGGAAAATTGCAGACAGCCTTACACCAGCAGACGCCGGTCGTGAAGATCGAGACGGGGATGATTGCTTCTAGTGCACGGGAGTTTCAACAGTCCTTCACACGTGATCAGCAGGAGCATGAGTCTCCTTATCAAGAAACACCCGCTTCAGTAGAGGAAGAAGAGGAGGAAGACGATGACTGA
- a CDS encoding magnesium transporter MgtE N-terminal domain-containing protein codes for MSENKTSKGWILPLLIIPLILILLTAYFVLNYANGRPLLSLPFATEKTTTNQANPSVELERRLKVANQEIKKLRNQSKEQSDTLKAKEQEVERLIAERDQLKQIPAQTTDQTKTTKKKTASVTDVYAEMAPKDAALILNELSPTEVVPIIEDIDAEQQAAIIAKMDAKKAAALTQLLATK; via the coding sequence ATGAGTGAAAATAAAACGTCAAAAGGATGGATCTTACCTTTATTGATCATCCCTTTGATTTTAATCTTGCTGACAGCTTATTTCGTATTAAATTATGCGAATGGACGTCCATTGCTATCCTTACCGTTCGCAACGGAAAAAACGACTACGAATCAAGCAAATCCGTCAGTAGAACTCGAACGTCGTCTGAAAGTAGCGAATCAAGAAATCAAGAAACTACGCAATCAAAGCAAGGAACAATCGGATACTTTAAAAGCTAAAGAACAGGAAGTTGAACGTTTGATTGCTGAGAGGGATCAGTTAAAACAGATACCTGCGCAAACAACGGATCAAACAAAAACGACGAAGAAAAAAACAGCATCCGTGACGGATGTATATGCTGAAATGGCACCAAAGGATGCTGCGCTCATCTTAAACGAACTTAGTCCGACAGAAGTCGTACCGATCATCGAGGACATCGATGCGGAACAACAGGCGGCGATCATTGCCAAGATGGATGCTAAAAAAGCGGCGGCCTTAACACAGCTACTCGCGACGAAGTAA